The Pseudobythopirellula maris genome has a window encoding:
- a CDS encoding type II toxin-antitoxin system RelE/ParE family toxin → MGLQLRILPRAEHDAQAINDYLYQRTAEGAQRWWLAFEAAVALAAELPQACGLAPEGEATPFEVRQFLFKTRRGRTYRGLFVTVGDELRVLRVRGPGQPPLSEDELA, encoded by the coding sequence ATGGGCCTTCAGTTGCGGATCTTGCCCCGCGCCGAACACGACGCGCAGGCGATCAACGACTATCTCTACCAACGCACCGCCGAAGGCGCACAGCGATGGTGGCTAGCTTTTGAGGCGGCTGTCGCCTTGGCGGCTGAGCTTCCGCAAGCTTGTGGGTTGGCTCCTGAAGGCGAGGCGACTCCGTTTGAAGTCCGCCAATTTCTTTTCAAGACGCGCCGCGGAAGAACCTATCGAGGCTTGTTCGTCACGGTCGGCGACGAACTACGCGTGCTGCGTGTGCGGGGCCCCGGTCAGCCTCCGCTGTCAGAAGATGAGCTTGCCTGA
- a CDS encoding UTP--glucose-1-phosphate uridylyltransferase encodes MPAPAELLARLTPHGQQHAVGFWDDLTEGQQSKLAAQLAAVDLEQLGELYRGDADQPDWAELARTAEPPVAMRLSDREAGQGGGLGVTPDQASERGKQTLDAGEVGVLLVAGGQGSRLGFDHPKGVFPIGPVSGATLLQIHLEKAVALAKRHGVGVPVYLMTSPITHDEQVKFLEENNRFGLAEDDLFVFCQGTMPAVDKSTGKMLLADKGELFLSPDGHGGTIAALASSGATEHMRRRGVKQLFYLQVDNPIVPIGDAEMLGYHLLAESELTSMAVTKQAPEDKLGNFVMLGDELNVIEYSDFPSEVAAATDDAGGLKFWAGSIAVHVFDVAFLERMLALKDALPFHIANKKVPHVCPERGETVEPTEPNALKFERFIFDLLPKAQNPIVVEYAEEEVFAPLKNAPGAPKDTAEYVQLFMQNQHRRWLEAAGRGVAEGVTVEVSPLYGLDAEGVAERVAADGSQDQTIDRPTYLC; translated from the coding sequence ATGCCCGCCCCCGCCGAACTCCTCGCACGACTCACGCCCCACGGCCAGCAGCACGCCGTTGGCTTCTGGGACGACCTGACCGAAGGGCAGCAATCAAAGCTGGCCGCGCAGCTTGCGGCGGTCGATCTCGAGCAACTCGGCGAGCTCTACCGCGGCGACGCCGACCAGCCCGACTGGGCCGAGCTCGCCCGCACGGCCGAACCGCCCGTGGCGATGCGTCTCAGCGACCGCGAGGCGGGGCAGGGGGGCGGCCTCGGCGTGACGCCCGACCAAGCCTCCGAGCGTGGCAAGCAAACGCTCGACGCCGGCGAGGTTGGCGTGCTGCTCGTGGCCGGCGGCCAGGGGAGCCGCCTCGGCTTCGACCACCCCAAGGGGGTGTTCCCCATCGGGCCGGTCTCCGGCGCCACCTTGCTGCAGATCCATCTCGAGAAGGCGGTCGCGCTCGCCAAGCGGCACGGCGTGGGTGTGCCGGTCTATCTGATGACCAGTCCGATCACGCACGACGAGCAAGTCAAGTTCCTCGAAGAGAACAACCGCTTCGGACTCGCCGAGGACGACCTGTTCGTCTTTTGCCAAGGCACGATGCCGGCCGTCGATAAATCGACCGGCAAGATGCTGCTGGCCGACAAGGGGGAGCTGTTCCTCAGCCCCGACGGCCACGGCGGCACGATCGCCGCCCTGGCCAGCAGCGGCGCCACCGAGCACATGCGCCGCCGCGGCGTGAAGCAACTTTTCTACCTGCAGGTCGACAACCCGATCGTGCCGATTGGCGACGCCGAGATGCTCGGCTACCACCTGCTCGCCGAAAGCGAGCTCACCTCGATGGCCGTCACGAAGCAGGCGCCCGAGGACAAGCTCGGCAACTTCGTCATGCTGGGCGACGAGCTCAACGTGATCGAGTACAGCGACTTTCCTTCTGAGGTCGCTGCCGCGACCGACGACGCCGGCGGGCTGAAGTTCTGGGCCGGCAGCATCGCGGTCCACGTGTTCGACGTCGCGTTCCTCGAGCGGATGCTCGCGCTCAAGGACGCGTTGCCGTTCCACATCGCCAACAAGAAGGTGCCGCACGTTTGTCCCGAGAGGGGCGAGACCGTCGAACCGACCGAGCCGAACGCGCTAAAGTTCGAGCGGTTCATCTTCGACCTGCTGCCGAAGGCCCAGAACCCGATCGTCGTGGAGTACGCCGAAGAGGAGGTCTTTGCGCCGCTCAAGAACGCCCCGGGCGCCCCCAAGGACACGGCCGAGTACGTGCAGCTGTTCATGCAAAACCAGCACCGCCGCTGGCTCGAGGCCGCCGGCCGCGGCGTGGCCGAAGGCGTGACGGTCGAAGTCAGCCCGCTCTACGGCCTGGACGCCGAAGGCGTGGCGGAGCGCGTCGCCGCCGACGGGTCGCAGGACCAAACGATCGACCGGCCGACGTATCTCTGCTGA
- the metK gene encoding methionine adenosyltransferase, producing the protein MASGNYLFTSESVSMGHPDKVSDQISDAIVDDILANDPNPGAARVAVETLCTTGQVVVAGEVRTSHYVDVQKVVRETIKRIGYTDPSIGFSHDCGVLNAIHGQSEDIAQGVDAETSLSDEQGAGDQGLMFGYACNETDVLMPLPIHLSHRIVEKLAELRQSGELSYLRPDSKSQVTVEYGPDNKPIRIDTVVVSTQHDESILADCGKVITEAAKQEIIDKAIKPCLPAEFIDGDITYHINPTGKFVIGGPHGDTGLTGRKIIVDTYGGRGRHGGGAFSGKDPSKVDRSAAYMARYVAKNIVAAGLADEVEVQLAYAIGVAEPVSVNVNTFGTGKVDNETLIGLIRDNFSLTPGGLIKELGLTRPVMSATAAHGHFGRVPGPNGEFSWEKTDKADTLAKAAEGAAAAV; encoded by the coding sequence GTGGCATCCGGCAATTATCTGTTCACCAGCGAATCGGTCAGCATGGGGCACCCGGACAAGGTGTCGGACCAGATCAGCGACGCGATCGTTGACGACATCTTGGCCAACGACCCCAACCCCGGCGCCGCCCGCGTGGCTGTGGAGACGCTCTGCACCACCGGCCAGGTGGTGGTGGCCGGCGAGGTCCGCACCAGCCACTACGTCGACGTGCAGAAGGTGGTCCGCGAGACGATCAAGCGGATCGGCTACACCGACCCATCGATCGGCTTCAGCCACGACTGCGGCGTGCTGAACGCCATCCACGGCCAGAGCGAAGACATCGCCCAGGGCGTCGACGCCGAGACGAGCCTCAGCGACGAGCAAGGCGCCGGCGACCAAGGCCTGATGTTCGGCTACGCGTGCAACGAGACCGACGTGCTCATGCCGCTGCCGATCCACCTGTCGCACCGCATCGTCGAAAAGCTGGCCGAGCTGCGCCAGAGCGGCGAGCTCTCGTACCTGCGTCCCGACAGCAAGAGCCAGGTCACCGTGGAGTACGGCCCGGACAACAAGCCGATCCGCATCGACACGGTGGTCGTCAGCACGCAGCACGACGAGAGCATCCTCGCCGACTGCGGCAAGGTGATCACCGAGGCGGCCAAGCAGGAGATCATCGACAAGGCGATCAAGCCTTGCCTGCCCGCCGAGTTCATCGACGGCGACATCACCTACCACATCAACCCGACCGGCAAGTTCGTGATCGGCGGCCCGCACGGCGACACGGGCCTCACCGGCCGCAAGATCATCGTCGACACCTACGGCGGCCGCGGCCGCCACGGCGGCGGCGCGTTCAGCGGCAAGGACCCCTCGAAGGTCGACCGCTCGGCCGCCTACATGGCCCGCTACGTGGCGAAGAACATCGTGGCCGCCGGCTTGGCCGACGAGGTCGAGGTGCAGCTCGCCTACGCGATCGGCGTGGCCGAGCCGGTCAGTGTGAACGTCAACACGTTCGGCACGGGCAAGGTTGATAACGAGACGCTGATCGGCCTGATCCGCGACAACTTTAGCCTCACGCCGGGCGGCCTGATCAAGGAGCTGGGTCTCACCCGCCCGGTGATGTCGGCCACGGCGGCCCACGGCCACTTCGGCCGCGTGCCCGGCCCGAACGGCGAGTTCAGCTGGGAGAAGACCGACAAGGCCGACACCCTGGCCAAGGCGGCCGAAGGCGCCGCCGCGGCGGTTTAA
- the ispF gene encoding 2-C-methyl-D-erythritol 2,4-cyclodiphosphate synthase, with protein sequence MELRIGLGEDRHRLDEPGTGPLRIGGIDVPHGRGLIGHSDADVLLHAVTDALLGAAGLEDIGEIFPNTDGENRGRDSRHFLRHAYELVRAEGFELVNLDCVVSAQRPKLAPHKDSMRRVIAETLEVPAGRVGLKAKTGEGVGPVGREEAIDARCVALVRHETDADH encoded by the coding sequence ATGGAACTAAGAATCGGCTTAGGCGAAGACCGCCACCGGCTCGACGAGCCCGGCACGGGCCCGCTGCGCATCGGCGGGATCGACGTGCCGCACGGCCGTGGCCTCATCGGCCACAGCGACGCCGACGTGCTGCTGCACGCCGTGACCGACGCCTTGCTGGGCGCCGCCGGGCTGGAGGACATCGGCGAGATCTTCCCCAACACGGACGGCGAGAACCGCGGCCGTGACTCGCGTCACTTCCTGCGTCACGCTTACGAGTTGGTCCGCGCCGAGGGCTTCGAGTTGGTGAACCTCGACTGCGTCGTCTCGGCCCAGCGGCCCAAGCTCGCGCCGCACAAAGACTCGATGCGACGCGTGATCGCCGAGACACTCGAGGTGCCGGCCGGGCGTGTGGGCCTCAAGGCCAAGACCGGCGAGGGAGTCGGCCCCGTGGGCCGCGAGGAGGCGATCGACGCCCGCTGCGTCGCGCTCGTCAGGCACGAAACGGACGCCGACCACTGA
- a CDS encoding four-helix bundle copper-binding protein → MSVATETYADCLVACQQCAVDCLTCFQEMSGKDTMNDCPACCVECAAACQFCASLMAVDSDFAAKACALCADICQWCADACDEHSNSHCKTCAESCRKCVESCRAMAA, encoded by the coding sequence ATGAGCGTTGCTACAGAAACCTACGCCGATTGCCTCGTTGCGTGCCAGCAGTGCGCGGTCGACTGCTTGACTTGCTTCCAAGAGATGTCCGGCAAGGACACGATGAACGACTGCCCGGCATGCTGCGTGGAGTGCGCGGCCGCCTGCCAGTTCTGCGCGAGCCTGATGGCTGTCGACAGCGATTTCGCCGCCAAGGCGTGCGCCTTGTGCGCCGACATCTGCCAGTGGTGCGCCGACGCATGCGACGAGCACTCGAACAGCCACTGCAAGACGTGCGCGGAAAGCTGCCGCAAGTGCGTCGAGAGCTGCCGGGCGATGGCCGCCTGA
- the dusB gene encoding tRNA dihydrouridine synthase DusB: MTTLSTNAPAGRPQIAPLVIGDLVVDPPILQAPMAGFTNYAFRQIVREFGGSGLLATEMVNAKGFVWLDEQEAEHPDRLWGVADEPRPLAVQIWDNDPETLAKVGRRLVEDYRVSVVDINFGCPVRQVTEKAHSGSYLLREPDRMGRIIERVVEACAPTPVTAKTRLGCTRDKIVIHDVAQIVEGAGAAALTVHGRTAADMFRGSADWETIASIKPHLKRIPLIGNGDLDTPEKVLEAFTHFGVDGVMIARASLGKPWLFAQAAALLRGEPAPLEPSLDEQRRLMVRHFGLVVDRFGEQKGSVLMRKYACCYAQGRRGAREFRKHVATIRSSEEFFAVVERWFPSDELPSTGRQPTGSGSSCTA; this comes from the coding sequence GATCGGCGACCTGGTCGTCGACCCGCCGATCTTGCAGGCCCCGATGGCGGGGTTCACCAACTACGCCTTCCGGCAGATCGTGCGCGAGTTTGGCGGCTCGGGGCTCCTGGCCACCGAGATGGTCAACGCCAAGGGCTTCGTCTGGCTCGATGAGCAAGAGGCCGAACACCCCGACCGGCTGTGGGGCGTGGCCGACGAGCCGCGGCCGCTGGCCGTGCAGATCTGGGACAACGACCCCGAGACGCTGGCCAAAGTGGGCCGCCGCCTCGTGGAGGACTACCGCGTCAGCGTGGTCGACATCAACTTCGGCTGCCCGGTGCGTCAGGTGACCGAGAAGGCGCACAGCGGGTCGTACCTGCTCCGCGAGCCCGACCGCATGGGGCGGATCATCGAGCGCGTGGTCGAGGCTTGCGCGCCGACCCCCGTGACGGCCAAGACCCGCCTGGGCTGCACACGCGACAAGATCGTGATCCACGACGTCGCCCAGATCGTGGAGGGCGCCGGCGCGGCGGCGCTCACGGTCCACGGACGCACGGCGGCCGACATGTTCCGCGGCTCGGCCGACTGGGAGACGATCGCCTCGATCAAGCCGCACCTGAAGCGGATCCCGCTGATTGGCAACGGCGACTTGGACACGCCCGAGAAGGTGCTCGAAGCGTTCACCCACTTCGGAGTGGACGGCGTGATGATCGCCCGGGCGTCGCTCGGCAAGCCGTGGCTGTTCGCCCAGGCGGCGGCCCTGCTGCGGGGCGAGCCGGCGCCCCTCGAACCGTCGCTCGACGAGCAGCGGCGCCTGATGGTGCGGCACTTCGGCCTGGTGGTCGACCGCTTCGGTGAGCAGAAGGGCTCGGTGCTGATGCGCAAGTACGCCTGCTGCTACGCCCAGGGCCGCCGCGGCGCCCGCGAGTTCCGCAAGCACGTCGCCACGATCCGCAGCTCGGAAGAGTTCTTCGCGGTGGTCGAGCGTTGGTTCCCGTCCGATGAATTGCCTTCGACCGGCCGCCAGCCGACTGGCTCAGGATCGAGTTGCACCGCATAG